The Benincasa hispida cultivar B227 chromosome 9, ASM972705v1, whole genome shotgun sequence genome has a segment encoding these proteins:
- the LOC120084931 gene encoding uncharacterized protein LOC120084931 — protein sequence MEKRYDEVVILLTMVALVTGVSIVDVNATTMEMNSYSQRTQNLSLQIQKKLKLLNKPAIKTIYSRDGDIIDCVDIYKQPAFDHPSLKNHTIQMKPELGMDWKMSTTQNESFGSEPFHFQVWQKSGSCPKGTIPIRRIREQDLLRTNSLHNFGKKFPYGNSKLGPEISRSTAILFTTGFNYIGASGDINIWNPKVDLPNDFTATKIWLKNGPSERFESVEAGWMVNPRLYGDRKTRLSVYWTVDSYKLTGCFDLTCSGFVQTNPSVVLGSVLEPVSYTGGQQFIISVGIFQDPRSKSWWLKVQGKPVGYWAEKLFGYMDHSATLVEWGGEVFSTNVKKVPHTRTNMGSGDYAGGLNKYACYVKHPRIVDNSLQLKYPQKVGIWADESNCYSAYNYQPTYTIEPVFYFGGPGRGRDCH from the exons atggagaagagATATGATGAAGTAGTGATATTGTTGACAATGGTGGCTTTGGTTACTGGTGTTTCCATTGTTGATGTAAATGCAACCACCATGGAGATGAATAGTTATTCACAAAGAACACAGAATTTATCTTTGCAGATTCAGAAGAAGTTAAAGCTTCTCAATAAACCTGCCATCAAGACCATTTAT AGTAGAGATGGAGATATTATTGACTGTGTTGACATTTACAAGCAGCCTGCTTTTGATCATCCTTCTCTAAAAAATCACACCATTCAG ATGAAACCGGAGTTGGGTATGGATTGGAAGATGTCAACAACACAAAACGAATCGTTTGGATCAGAACCATTTCATTTTCAAGTATGGCAAAAAAGTGGAAGTTGTCCCAAAGGAACCATTCCCATTCGCAGAATTCGTGAACAAGATTTACTTAGAACCAATTCTCTCCATAATTTCGGCAAGAAATTTCCTTATGGAAATTCCAAGCTGGGACCAGAAATCAGTCGTTCT ACGGCAATCCTATTTACAACAGGATTCAATTACATTGGCGCTTCGGGAGATATCAATATTTGGAACCCTAAAGTTGATTTGCCTAATGATTTTACAGCTACCAAAATTTGGTTGAAAAATGGCCCTTCTGAAAGATTTGAAAGCGTAGAAGCAGGCTGGATG GTAAACCCTAGATTATATGGAGATAGAAAAACTCGACTCAGTGTATATTGGACG GTTGACTCATACAAATTGACTGGGTGCTTTGATCTAACATGCAGCGGGTTTGTCCAAACGAACCCTAGTGTGGTACTTGGTTCAGTCCTGGAACCTGTGTCATATACAGGTGGACAACAATTCATTATCTCTGTTGGTATCTTTCAG GATCCTAGATCAAAGAGTTGGTGGTTGAAGGTGCAAGGGAAACCAGTTGGGTATTGGGCAGAGAAACTATTTGGTTACATGGACCATAGCGCGACGTTGGTCGAATGGGGCGGCGAAGTTTTTAGCACAAACGTAAAGAAAGTGCCGCACACGAGGACAAACATGGGGAGTGGAGACTATGCTGGTGGGCTTAACAAATATGCTTGCTATGTGAAACATCCAAGGATCGTCGATAATTCGTTGCAATTGAAGTATCCACAAAAAGTGGGAATATGGGCTGATGAATCTAATTGTTATTCTGCTTATAATTATCAACCAACCTATACAATTGAACCTGTCTTCTACTTTGGTGGTCCTGGTCGTGGTCGTGACTGccattga